The DNA sequence GCGTGCCCTGCGTGCCCGGTTCGGCTCCGGTCCCGCCGGCAGGCTCGTCGGCGGTTCTCGGCGCGGATCGGTTATTGGGGCCCACGGGGGCCGCGGGATCGGATTCGCTGCCCGGCTGCACGTGCGCTTCCGGTGCGGGGGCGTCCTGCGGCGCAGTCGTATCTCCCGGCAGGGGTGCCGTGGACTCGGGTGGGTGTTCCGGCACAGGCACGATCACAGCGCCGGGCGGTGCGACCGGGATGTCGGTGGGCGCGTTGGTCCCCACCGAAGGGCCCGGCTGATTCCCGCCGATGCCGGTCGTTTCCGTACCGTCGGTCGTCGGGTTGTCCTCTTGGGCCCCCGGCGCGAAGGACGGGTCCTCCGGTACGCACGGGTTCACGTATTCCGGAGGCGGCGGTGTTCCGGGCGGCAGCTGGGCGACCATGTCGAGCCACAGCTGATGGTCCCGTGCCCGCACCGCCTCACACTGCTGCTCGGGGGTCATACCGTCGTAGCCAGGGATATCCGACGTCCCCGGGGCAGCGGCGGCCACCGCCGCCGTCATCGTGCCCACGAATCCCACGGCGAGCGCGGCACACGCGGCCCGGGCTGCCGCAGCACCGGCCAGGCTGCGGACGGTCCTCCGCGCGGCGCCCGTCACTCGTCCGACGGGCCGCCGGCGGTGTGCGGCCGCGCGGTCCGAAACTCGGCGATGAGGGTGTCGACACCCCACCAGAACACCCTGCCGAACACCGAGGCGTAGAGGAAGAACCCCAAGTACACCCACGCACGCCCGTACTCGAGCGCCCACATCTGGACACGGTCCAGGTGCGCGAAACCCACCAAGAGCCCTATCACGCCGATCAGCACCGCTGCCGTCGCTCGCAGCGTCATCGACGCTCCGGCGGCACCCTCGCCCGCCGGCTCGCTACCTGTGGATCTATCGCGTTGATCGTCGACCTCTCGATCAGCCGAAGTCACTGCCGTCATCGCTGTCCTCCCCGTCCCATGCAATGTCTCGTTATGGCTGCGTGCCGGTTACAGCCACGTCGGATCGGAGTAGACGTAGGCACTGTCGTCGGAGGTGTCGGTCGAGATCGCCACCATCGCGAACGTGCGGACCGAGACGGGCCCCCAGCATCCGTCCACCTTGAGATGGACGCCGTGCGCGGAGATCGTGGCCGCCGGGCCCTGCATCTGCTTTTCCCCCAGCGACAGTGAGGTGATCTGCCCCGGCTTGACCTGGATCGATACCGACGGGCCTGCCGTCGCACTAAGTCCGGCTGACGGGCCCGCCATCGTGATGCCCACGTTCGGGCCGAAGGTCGCGTTCAACCCCAGCGTCGCACCACTGGACACATCGACTCCGCAGCCGATCTGAATGCCCTGCTCCACCTTGCCTGAACGCACTGGTGCAGTGCCCTGACCCTGCACCTCGCCGGTGACCGTCGCGGAGACGAACCCCTCACGGGTGAAGGGGGAACCGGCCAGATTCGGTACCGGGTGGACCGACAGATCCGATGCCGTCACCGATACATCCCAGCCGTCGACCGTCGTGACCGTAGCCGTGCGTGGCGCCAGTTCTTCGGCCGACGCCGTGCCGGCAGACAGGAACGCGGCCGCCGCCCCGAGCGCGGTTGCCACTGCGGCGGTGCGCACAACTATTGAGAACCGAGTCATCAATACTCCCCTGAAAAGACCGATCCGCTCCCCTCCTGAAGCGGATCACCGGCACGGACCTTAACAGCACCCGTACGTGCCAGAGCGGTCAACCGAGGCCACACGACCTTGTTCGGCGACGCCTGGCCCGTTCCCGCAACCGGGCGCGGCCGCAGTAGTGCCCCATACAGTGGTGCAACTCGGCCACCGAGATACGCCACTGATGGAGGGCCCGGTGAACACGCAGATCACGAGAGTGGCGGCGGTGGACGCCGCCGCGCTGGCGGTGCTGGCGTGCGGTGTCGCGCTGCTGCGATCGCCCGGACACGAATCGGAGCAACGACGCCGGAGGCGTTCGCGGCAGGCGTGACTGTCGCTAGACCGGCACGCCTGCGACCCTGGCATGGACGACCACGGCATGGACCCTGTGACCGCCTCTGCGCCCGTCGGAGCCACCCGCGTGGTGTGGCTGTGGGCCGGTCATGCCGCATACCTGGGGCCGTCGTTCCAGCTGGGGGCGCATTCGACGCCCGTGCACTGCTTCGCCCTCGGTGTCGACGGCCCGTTCAGCGTCACGACCGCTGCCGATGGAGCACGCACATGCCGCAGCGCGCTGATCCCGGCACGCACGACCCACCGGATCGACTCCGGTGACGGGCGCATGCTGTTCTCCTACACGGACCCCCGCTCGGTGCACGCCGACCGCCTCCGCTCTGCAATGCGGGACCGGGCGGGCACCATCACGTCGACTCATCGCGCCGAGGGCCGGTTGCTCGCTGCGTTGCGCGGCGATGTCGATCCCGGGCACCTGTGCCGGACTCTGCTGGGCGGCGATCAGCGCGATACCGTCGACCACCGTGTCCGGCAGGCGATGGACAGGATCCTCGACGACCCGGCGGCGGACGCGGGCCTGTCGACCTCGCGATTCCTGCACGTGTTCTCCGCGGGTGCCGGCACGAGCCTTCGGCGCTACCGGCTGTGGTCCCGGCTGCTGGCAGTGGCGGCGGCGATCGAAGAGGGAGGCGGCATGACCGATGCCGCTGCCGACGCGAGCTTCGCCTCGCCGAGCCATTTCAGCGACACCTTCCGCGCGATGTTCGGTCTCACCGCCACGGACCTGCTCGCCCGGGGGACCACGATCATTCCGGTCGACCGACGGTCGGCGCGACCATGGCCCGGGACACGAGCATCCGGACCGCGGTCACCGTGCCCCGGCGTGGCCGCCGGCGCCCCGCCAGTGCACGATGTCCAGCGCCACTGCCACGTCGACCGGGTTGTCGGCCAGCGGCCGGGGCAGCGCCTCCTCGGCGCGTTCGAGCCGCCGCAGCAGCGTGTTGCGGTGCGTGTAGAGCAGCTCGGCGGCGCGGGTGGCGTTGGACTGACTGCGCACGTAGGTCGACACCGACTCGCGCAGTGCGATGTCGGCGTGCTCGAGCCCGCCCAGCGTGCGGGAGACGAAGCGGGCCGCGCGCTCGGAATCCTCGGTGGCCAGCGCCACCAGCGCGATAGCGTCGTAGTAGGCGACCTGCCTGGTCGACCCCAGCCGGGCGAGCATCCGCTGCGCCGTCAGCGCGTCGAGGTGCGTGCGCCGGAATCCCGTGACCCCGTGCGCGGGCCCGGCCAGGGCCACGCGCACGTCCGGCGCCGCGTCGGCCGCGGCCTCCACTGCGGCGAGGTCCGGCGCGGACTGGCTCCACACCCACCGCGTCCCCGATCCCGCCGACACCATCAGCGACGGCTCCCCGCCCGCCGGCCGGGCCAGGATCTCCGCCACGTGGTCCACGGTGGTGACGTCCGGGTCCGGCCCCTCGCTCCACACCACCGCCGCATGGTGGGTGCGCTCCAGTGCGTAGCCCAGCCGGGATTCGGCGCGCTCGCGGGTGATGGGGGCGCCCTCGAGCAGCAGCGCGATCACCTCGCGGCGCTCGGCCTGCGAGCCGCGGGTCAGCTCGGCGCGCTCCGACCGCATCCGGGTGGCGAGCGCGGTGACGACGTCGTCGACGAACGCCGAGATCGACTGCGACGTGACGTCGAGCAGCTCCTCCAGCTCGGCCGGATCGCGGGTGAGCGCGAAGGCGATCTTCATCCAGTACCGCCAGGCCACGCTCTGCCCGGCTCGGTAGGCGTCCAGCGCCGCCTCGTCCAGGCCGCGCCGCACCATGTCCCGGGCGACGGCGATCTGCGCGTCGTCCACCTGTGCGGTCACCGGCTCCCCGGGGGCCCGCACGTTCGCGGCTGCCCAGGTGAGCAGGTTGGCGCGGTTGGTGCGACGGGTGGCCTCGGCGAGCACCGGATCATCGGCGATCCGGCTGCGCGCCGCGCCCGAGAGCGTGACGGTGTCCAGGTCCGCCATCCACTCCTCGGGCACGTGCAAGGCGATGCCGGCGCCCTGCCGGATCAGCTCCTGGACGCGCGGGGAGGGGGTCGGCCACGGCATGGTGCCCACCATAACCGGCCCGGATGGTGCACACTGCACAAGTTGCTGTGTATGTAGGTGCACATTGACATTCCGCGCGGTGACGACGGCGGGGAAGATGGAATCAACGAAGACGGCAGCGCAACCAGACGACAGGGCAGGAGCGGGCATGACGGCGACGGATCTCATCGACAGCAGCACCGGCGCGGGCGCGGGCGGCCCCCGCGAGCACCTCGACGTGATCATCATCGGCGCGGGGATCTCCGGCATCGGCGCCGCGTACTACCTGCAGCGCGAGCATCCGGGGCGCAGCTACGCGGTGCTCGAGGCGCGCGGCGGCACCGGCGGCACGTGGGACCTGTTCCGCTACCCGGGCATCCGCTCCGACTCCGACCTGCACACCTTCGGCTACGACTTCAAGCCGTGGAACGACGACGACGCCATCGCCCCGGCGGGAAAGATCCTGTCGTACCTGCGGGAGACGGCGGCAGAATTCGGGATCGACGAGCACGTGCGTCTGCACCACAAGGTGGTCGGCGCGTCGTGGTCGTCGGCCGACGCGCGCTGGACCATCGACGTCGAGCACACCGACACCGGTGCGCGGTCCGCGATCACCGCGAACTGGGTGTTCTCCGCCGGCGGCTACTACCGCTACGACGAAGGCTTCACGCCGCACTTCGAGGGCCGTGCACGGTTCCGCGGAACCGTGGTGCACCCGCAGCACTGGCCGGAGGACCTCGATTACGCGGGCAAGAAGGTGGTGGTCATCGGCAGCGGCGCCACGGCCGTCACGCTGGTGCCGTCGATGTGCGACGACGCGGAGCACGTCACCATGCTCCAGCGCACGCCCACCTACATCATCCCGCTGCGCTCCGAGGACTTCGTGGCCAACACGCTGCGCAAGGTGTTCGGCGAGCGCATCTCCCACCCGGTGGCGCGCACGAAGAACATCATCCGCCAGCAGATCATGTTCCAGCTGTGCCAGCGGTTCCCGCGCCTGATGCGCCGGGTGATCCTGGGCATCAACAAGCGGCTGCTGCCCAAGGGCTATCCGGTGGAGACGCACTTCAACCCGCCGTACGACCCGTGGGACCAGCGGCTGTGCGTGGTGCCCAACGGCGACCTGTTCCGCGCCATCCGCGGCGGGACGGCCTCCGTGGTCACCGACCGGATCGCGGAGTTCGACGAGACCGGTATCCGCCTCGAATCCGGCGGGCACCTGGAAGCGGACATCATCATCACCGCCACCGGGCTCAACGTGCAGCCGTTCGGCGGGGTGCCGTTGATCGTCGACGGCCGCGAGATCGACCTGCACCAGACCCGCGCCTACAAGGGGTTCATGCTCTCCGGGGTGCCCAATCTGGCGTTCGCCATCGGCTACACCAACTCTTCGTGGACGCTGAAGATCGGCATGCTGTGCGAGCACTTCTGCCGCCTGCTGGGTCTGATGGACGCCCGCGGCGCCGACACCGTGGTGCCCGAGGCGCCGGAGGGCATGCCGACGCGGCCGTTCCTCGACTTCGGCGCCGGCTACATCCAGCGCGCGGTGGATCGCCTGCCGCAGCAGGGCGATCGCGCGCCGTGGCTCACGTCCATGAGCTACTGGCAGGATGTGAAACTGCTGCGCAAGTCGCCCGTGGAGGACGACGAGAACCTGCGGATGAGCGCATCGGGCGATCGCACGGCTCCTACCGCCTCGGAGCGTGCGACGGCCTGATCGAGCCCCTACCGCAGCCCGGCCGCCACGGCGCGCAGATCGTCCACGAGCACCAGGGCGGACGGGCCCAGCGGCCGGCCGGCCACCAAGGTGAGTCCCACGCTGTGCCCGATGGTGCTCAGCGCCACCGGCAGCACGCTGAGCCGCGCGTCGCTGTGCCCGATGAGGCTGGGCAGCACGGCCACGGTGTCGGTGTCGTGCAGCAGCTGCCGCACGGCGAGGAACGACGTGGCCTCCACGCGGTTCTCCGGCAGCGGCACGCCGGACCGCGCGAACGCCTGCTCCAGCTCGGCGCGCAGCGCCGTCTCGATGCCCGGCAGGATCCACGGGTAACCGTGCAGGTCGTGGAGGGTCAGCGCGTCGGCGCCGACGAGAGGATGGTGCGCCCCGGCGAACACCTCCACCTGTTCCTCGTACAGCGGGGCCCGCACGATGGAGCTCGTCGACGGCGCGGTGAGCCGGCCGACGATGAGGTCGATCCGCCCGGCCTCCAGGTCCACCATGAGCGCGTCGGGGGCGCCCTCGCGCAGGACGACCGTGAGCAACGGCCGGCGGGACTTCAGCCGCGCGATCGCCTGGGGCAGCAGGACGTTCGACCCGGCCAGATGGGTGCCGACCACCACCGTGCCCCGGTCGGCGTCCGCGAGCTCCACCACGTGCCGGCCCGCCTGCCGCAGCTGCGCGAGCACCGCGCGGGCGTGGTCGGTGAACGCCGACCCGAAAATGGTCGGCGTGACCCCGCGCGGGCCGCGCTCGTAGAGCTCCACCCCCAGGATGGTCTCGATGTCCCGCAGGCTGCGGGTGGCCACCGGCTGGGTGATGTGCAGCTCCGAGGCCGCGCCGATCACGCTTCCCTGCCGGGTGAGAGCGTCGATGAGCACCAGGTGCCGGATCTTGAGCCGCCCGTCCAGCAGCTTGGGCAGGTCCACTCCGCCCTCCTGGGGATCGCCGGGCCGTGTCGCCCCCGAGCGTAGTCCGTCATGGGGCCCGTCGACGGCCGTCAGGGTTCGATCACCACCAGCAGGTCGCCGCCCTCGACCCGGGCGATGTCCGCGACGGCGGCGCGGGTGACGGTGCCCGCCACCGGCGCGGTGATCGCGGCCTCCATCTTCATCGCCTCGATGCTCCCGACGACATCGCCCGCCGACAGGCGGGCCCCGGCCTGGACGGCCAGGGTGACCACCCCGGCGAACGGCGCCGGCACGTGACCGTGGTTGCGCGGGTCGGCCTTCTCGGCGCGCGGCCGGGCGTCCTCGACGGCCCGGTCGCGCACCACCACCGGGCGCAGCTGCCCGTTGAGCGTGCACATCACCGTGCGCATGCCCCGTTCATCCGGCGGCGAGATCGACTCGAGCCCCACGATCAG is a window from the Tomitella gaofuii genome containing:
- a CDS encoding MspA family porin, whose product is MRTAAVATALGAAAAFLSAGTASAEELAPRTATVTTVDGWDVSVTASDLSVHPVPNLAGSPFTREGFVSATVTGEVQGQGTAPVRSGKVEQGIQIGCGVDVSSGATLGLNATFGPNVGITMAGPSAGLSATAGPSVSIQVKPGQITSLSLGEKQMQGPAATISAHGVHLKVDGCWGPVSVRTFAMVAISTDTSDDSAYVYSDPTWL
- a CDS encoding PucR family transcriptional regulator codes for the protein MPWPTPSPRVQELIRQGAGIALHVPEEWMADLDTVTLSGAARSRIADDPVLAEATRRTNRANLLTWAAANVRAPGEPVTAQVDDAQIAVARDMVRRGLDEAALDAYRAGQSVAWRYWMKIAFALTRDPAELEELLDVTSQSISAFVDDVVTALATRMRSERAELTRGSQAERREVIALLLEGAPITRERAESRLGYALERTHHAAVVWSEGPDPDVTTVDHVAEILARPAGGEPSLMVSAGSGTRWVWSQSAPDLAAVEAAADAAPDVRVALAGPAHGVTGFRRTHLDALTAQRMLARLGSTRQVAYYDAIALVALATEDSERAARFVSRTLGGLEHADIALRESVSTYVRSQSNATRAAELLYTHRNTLLRRLERAEEALPRPLADNPVDVAVALDIVHWRGAGGHAGAR
- a CDS encoding flavin-containing monooxygenase — encoded protein: MTATDLIDSSTGAGAGGPREHLDVIIIGAGISGIGAAYYLQREHPGRSYAVLEARGGTGGTWDLFRYPGIRSDSDLHTFGYDFKPWNDDDAIAPAGKILSYLRETAAEFGIDEHVRLHHKVVGASWSSADARWTIDVEHTDTGARSAITANWVFSAGGYYRYDEGFTPHFEGRARFRGTVVHPQHWPEDLDYAGKKVVVIGSGATAVTLVPSMCDDAEHVTMLQRTPTYIIPLRSEDFVANTLRKVFGERISHPVARTKNIIRQQIMFQLCQRFPRLMRRVILGINKRLLPKGYPVETHFNPPYDPWDQRLCVVPNGDLFRAIRGGTASVVTDRIAEFDETGIRLESGGHLEADIIITATGLNVQPFGGVPLIVDGREIDLHQTRAYKGFMLSGVPNLAFAIGYTNSSWTLKIGMLCEHFCRLLGLMDARGADTVVPEAPEGMPTRPFLDFGAGYIQRAVDRLPQQGDRAPWLTSMSYWQDVKLLRKSPVEDDENLRMSASGDRTAPTASERATA
- a CDS encoding LysR substrate-binding domain-containing protein, encoding MDLPKLLDGRLKIRHLVLIDALTRQGSVIGAASELHITQPVATRSLRDIETILGVELYERGPRGVTPTIFGSAFTDHARAVLAQLRQAGRHVVELADADRGTVVVGTHLAGSNVLLPQAIARLKSRRPLLTVVLREGAPDALMVDLEAGRIDLIVGRLTAPSTSSIVRAPLYEEQVEVFAGAHHPLVGADALTLHDLHGYPWILPGIETALRAELEQAFARSGVPLPENRVEATSFLAVRQLLHDTDTVAVLPSLIGHSDARLSVLPVALSTIGHSVGLTLVAGRPLGPSALVLVDDLRAVAAGLR